CATCGAaaattctttttaaaaaatatatatgaggAAAAGTGTTTGCATGAGAGGCAGTGACAATGAGAAAGGGTTAAGGGATAACGCCAGGAGAAATCGCCCCTCGCAAGGGctagcagcgttcctttcacaTCGGCGCGCTTACCTACCGCTCGTTTTCACTCATAAGCGCCCACATATGTATTCTCTAGGCCCCCGAGCCGCAAATACGAAACTGCATTCAGAGGGATAATTCCTACTATTTTGTTCTCTTCCACCtccctccatttttttctccccttcgcCTCACCCCTTACCCATCACCGTGGACACAGCAAAAACAATGCGACCTTTAGCAACAACCCTCTTTCTTCACTAAAGAAATGCAACTGATCTCTAAATAGCCCCTACtgtcttcctttgcttcATCTCGCAGATGGGATCGCCCTTCATCACAGTGCCCCTCCCCGATATGCACCGAGCTTACCGTATCACAGACGTCTTCACCTCAATcactcctctcctcttcagcGCCGCTTATACTCTATCAAACTCGCTGAAACAAAAGACATCTTTTTGATTACTCCCTCCCCCCTATCTTCAGGTTCTCTCAGTACCTacaacatacacaaacaccgtttctcctttcccGATGGCGGCTCCAGCCAACCGTGTGTAACGTTTGCAACAACCACGCGTTTAATACGAGTTTCACACCCCGCAAGAAGGCCAGCACTATTCCCAGGTCAAGCCATTGCTAGGATGAATTGACAAGCTGTCCAAATAAATGACTAGAAGACCTGATACGTCAATTATTCCACCACGTCGGAGATACCATGCGCAGCACCAGAGTACAGGAGTAGATGTTCACAGATGACGGGCACCGAGCTCTTTGTGGTTCGCCCACGCCCAACCGTGTGATGCAGCTCCACAATCAACTCCTGCTGGATGATATGGCCGCTGGTATCTGGCGTCGCAGCAAACCCACTCCCCCACCCTTGGAGCCACTGCTCGTACCACAGACCGTACGACTGCTGCAAGCATCGGCAGAACCGGATGTGGGTGACGATACCCTACGAGGAGTGGAGGAAGGCCGCTCCACTGGAGAACCCGGACGGTTATTTAATGGACTGCTTCGCAGTAAAGATCTGTGAACCCTTGACGGAGATAACGCCGTCTTTCCAGCGCTCCACGCTGGTTGGACATTACTGCTCGGTTGTGATCGGTGTGGCGCAATGTTCCTGTAGGACGACAACCGTGTGGACGTCGCGAGAAACGCACTGGAATGCGAACTCACCGAACATGGACTACCTGACCGCGCTACTCCACTTCGAGAGAATCCCGTTGGTCTTGTGTAAGATGAGGTCCTTAACTGCGCGCCTCTTCCCTCAGACACAAGCGCAGATGAGGGACGCTGCACAGACCGCATCGGCGAACTGTTGTACACGACAGAGGGTAAAGGAGACCCCTTACGGTACTTGTGCCCGGACGTGAGTGTCGCGAACGGAGAGCGGGCTGGAGCGTGAATAGTGTCCGGCGATGGCAGGTGCGTGTGATATTCACCGACGTGACTTGCTCCATCAATCGTGGAATATCCGCTAGCCGTACGTGCGGCCTGCGATGAGGTGGCCCCGTCAAAAGCTGAGCAACTCCTGCCACTCTTTGATTCAAAACGTAGCGTGAGCTCTTGCCGTCCATGTGGATTTGTGCTAGGATCGGATTCGACACTACGACCGCAGGGAGAGACACTGTGACGCATGATACTGTTGCTACGACGACGCCCCTCAAGGGCAATGGAACCATGGTAACCGAGGAAGTGATTCCCCGGTTCACTTTGACGCAGTGGCTGAACGGTAACAACAGGCGTGCCGCTCCTTGGTTCAACATCTGACCCTTGCTTAGTGTCAACAAACACCAGACGCTTAGCCTTCTTCATGCGTGTTGTAGTAACTCGCACGTCGGACGTTTTAACTGGTTGGCCGACATCTACCTTGCTTGAGCACAGTTTGTATAGCTCGTTCTGACGCTGGCTGGCGGAGGTAAGACCATTAAGTAGTGTGTTACGAAGCATCCACTGGACATTGTCCAAACCAAAAGATGAATCGTCCACGTCAACATCAAAAATATCGTGTTCTATAGTGTTGCGCTTCGCAAACATTCGGAGTTGTCGCAGAAAATGTGGTTTTATGGACATGTCCTTGTGAGCCATTTCCAAAAAGGAGATGGCACTCTCCAGTTTCCACCCATACTTCACGATCAGGTAGGCCGCTACTAAGGCTGGGCTACGTGACATACCGAGTTGGCTGTGTACCAACACGCAATCACCAGCTTCAAGTGCCTCATCTATGAACCGCACCGTCCGCTTAACATTTTCATCCGCACTATCAAACATTACTGCTGTGCAGACTGAACCAGTAGGGTCTTTCCAGGGAAACGTAAGATATTTTACGCCATCGTCTGCGAAAAGATCAGCAAGCTCGCCACCGGCACAGTTAACAACATGGGTTATCTTGTTGAGTGAAATGAACTCACGATCGTGTGCAGCCACCGCATTTCCCACGAAGATGCCATCCTTGACACGGACAGCGATAAGTTCCTGCATGCCGGCTGGTGGTCACTTTAGAGAACACTCGCCTTACTAGAAAACGAAAAGCCTGTGAAAGCAGAATAGGCAGGAAAAAACTACCTTCAGATAGAACGAGGTCCAGCAGGGCTGTGGGTGATCAAGATTCCTCTAGTCAGCCGTACACGGAAAGGGACTATGTCTCTAAATACTGTCACCACACTCTTTATACCACGCGGGGCTTTTGAACTGTTGGTcgctcttcttcccttttctctctgtaATAGTAACTCCTTGCACTTGGCAACAAAACCGCTAACTCCCTTTTGATACGGTCAGTGTGTGCTGTTGGGACctttgaaaataataatataaattaTGAATAACCGTTGCAATAGGTATAGAGaataagaaggaagggagaaaatagagggggaaagggaaaacgaaCTTGAGAACTCTATCAGAGGTACCGACTAGGCTCTCTCTCTCCGGTCCCCAGCCGCTAGGGTCTTTTTTGCCCTTCAAAAGTAAGTACATTATTATGCCACGTAACCCACTTAAGTCGATTTAAGTTTAACTTTTAGTGCTTAACTCCACCTACTCAGCATTGAACACCACAACGTGAAATGGACAAAAGTACATGTGCCGATATTCATCCGTTGCTTGTTTTTCGTTAAAAATATTCTTATTTGCTCTGATACGCGGACCATCCGTGCGGCATTGCCTCCGCTACCTCACCCCCACGCAGCTCTCTACGTGCGCACGCTCCCCCTTCCAACAACGAATCAGAAAAAGCGTAATACGGTGGCATTTAGATCATTGTAACCCCAACGCATCCACTTTCCATACCTACTCGTTGCTTTCATCATCTTCGTCCTCATCCTCTCCATCCACCTTCGCTGGTTTGACCGGTTTTGCGACCTCTTCCACCATGTAGAAGTAGTTCCCCGCGATTTTCTGTTCACGATCTTTAACCGAGTCAAACTTGTTGATTCGCGGACGGAAATTCGATGGATCACGTCTGAAAGTAATATCGAGGCTTTTCAAAAATTTGTTCATTCCCTCCAAGAGGGCACAGGGAGCGTTGGCCTTGCAATTTACAGCTGGAGTGCCGTCGTATACAATAACACGATCCGCCAGGTATGTTGCCATAATAAAATCGTGCTCAACGATGAACGCAGTTCGTTTGGCATGCATAATGTATCTCTTGATGACACGGGCAGCTATTATACGCTGGTCCGAATCCAAGTAGGCACTGGGTTCGTCTATTAGATAGATATTTGCCGGTGTGCCGAGGGCAAGGCATAGACCAACGCGTTGCAACTGACCACCGGAAAGGTGTTGCACCTCCTGATCGTACAGCTCCTCAACTGTCATGGGTTTTAGTACATCTGTCTGGAATTGGGGATTAGAGAACGCTTCGTATATCTTTGATTGGAGAAGATCCTTCACGGTTCCCTGAAACTTCGGTGCGATCTTCTGTGGTTTGTAACTTATGCACAGTTGAGGTACTTCCACTTCATTATCCGGTTTAATGTGGCCAGCGAGCATGCGAATAAACGTCGTTTTACCACATCCATTCTCACCTAGAAGGACAACAATCTCAGAGTCAGAAAAGGATCCCGATTCGACAGTTAATGTAAACCCTCCCAAATTCTTTACCATGGACGGGTAAGAATGTTGTACACTGTGTTTGGTCGTCTCTTCCAAGTCATCGGTAATGCGAAATGACAAACTCTCTTGACGAAACCTCAGATTTTCAGTTGGGACAAAACCATCCAAGAAAATGTTAATACCTTCTCGGACCCCGTAAGGCATCGTTACCACTCCGTAGATTCCGGGAACGCCGTAGAGAACACACACGAAGTCGGACATATAGTCCACAACAGAAAGGTCATGctcaacgacaacaacataaTTATCATCTTTCAGCAGAGAACGAATCACCTTAGCGGCCATCAGTCTCTGCCGAACATCCAAATAACTAGAAGGCTCGTCAAACATGTACACTGAGGCATTTTGGACACAGAGAGCAGCAATGGTAAACCGCTGTAGCTCACCACCAGATAATTTTTCGAGTTCGCGATCAGCAACGTTTTCTATATCAAGTTCCTTCATATAGTAGTCCTTCACACCCCGCTCATCAGCTTTAGTTAGTAGATCCCCCACTTTTCCCTTGGTAACTTTGGGAACCTGATCCACATATTGTGGTTTCAGGAGAACACGCATCTTTTGCTCCAGCATGTGTTGAAAATACGCTTGGTGCTCAGACCCTCGAAAGTATTTTAATATCTCCTCCCAACTGGGTTCATCCTTATAGCGACCAAGATTTGGCTTAGTCTTGCCCTTCAGAATAGACAATGCCGTCGATTTGCCCGTGCCATTCGCTCCAACGAGTCCCAAGACCTGCCCTGGACGAGGAAGAGGTAGCCTATGGAGTTTGAAACTATTGGGGCCGTACCGATGAACAGTATCTTTATTCAGATTGGATGGCAAGTTGATGATTTGAATGGCTCCATAAGGACATTTTTTAACGCATAAACCGCAGCCAATACAAAGTTCTTCTGAAATTACAGAAATTGTTGACTTTTTTTGAACCACAACACATAGTTTCCCCTGAAGGTTAACTGGACAGCACTTACTGCACTCTAGATTGCATTTTGCTGGCTTGCATCGGTCGTGGTTTACAACGGCAATACGAGTCAGTTTAGACTTTTCCTCATCTTGCCTGTTTTTAGGTGGCATGTTAAAAGCTAATAGTACTTTACCTTCATTAAAATGCAACAGAAGCCGCTAGTTATACGTCAGGAAGCAGCAGGTTCCTATTAACAGGACCTTGCGTTCGTATCAGTTTCGCTCCTTACTCCGCGTTCGCACAGCGTACGACAGATGATAGATCTGTAAAATGTGTGTTAATCCTCGTAcacacaacagaaaaggcAAGTCTCTTTCCCAGATATAGTTCGACAAACAAACCTCTGACATTCACTTACCACACAAATTACCCATTCCAAAAAGTATAACACTCCACCCATCACAAAAGCGAACTGCTTGCGGTCATGAGCACCCACAGTGAAGGTCGCATTTcgcagggggaaaaaacaccaCGCGACAGGAAACTGTGGGACTACAGAGATACATGCATAGCGCACATTGCGGTccttaaaaataaaaataagttTTGTATTGCTTGGTAGGAAGtgtaaaaaaggaaacccccccccccgataAGTTGGCACTTCAGATGACATTATCGGTCAAGAATTGCCATACGCTCACAAAACCGAGCCATCATAcgaatatgtatatatattggaGCATCGTACGGCATACCAAGAAAACTGCAGTTAGCTGGGTGAAAAGTCACCACAttggagttttttttttacgattcatagaaaaaaacacgtaGGTGGAGTAACCGCGACTGGATGCCACGACATACTGTAACAACTGTCACCCTCTTAGTCGCGCcccccgaaaaaaaaaaacttagaGACTCATCATTGGCTTATGTGGAAAGGTGGATAACACACGAAAAAGTATAACATGGGACGGGCACCTCCTGTATTCAGTCCGAAGAGGGAAGTCCATTTGCAACAACGGTGAGTCCACTTGCCaggcgagaaaaaaaaaaagcaaacagaaaTTAGGTTAGCAACAAATCCTTTAGCTTCCCAGacggaaaaagaaatatatccCTTCCTCAACggtctccccccccccccacacacacacacaaggcaaaatatagaaaaaaaacaaatcgcAGCACGCACAAACTAAGAATAGACAGCGGCACTACCTCTTTAGCAATACGAAACCACGTTACAGAACTATCAGCGAAGGCACAGGGAAAACCTGAACATATAGATAGAAAATCAGGCAGCAGTCCTGCAACCCTCTGACGACTTCAacaacgttttttttttttaatggcgAACATGCTTTATTCCTGCAACCAGTGCAAACGTAAATAAATTCTGACTTAAGGAAGTGGAAAGCGTTTACCCTTCAAAGCACTCAGAAACGCACAAACCGAAAATCTGATGGCGCTCGACATATGATGACACAcgccattcttttttttttttttgacaacgaagaaaaaagtgcaacAAAAATGGCCACGTGAAGAAGTGATAAGGCCACGGTCGCGCCAGCATCCGCCATCACTGGTAACCTCCAATCCATATACAACGgggacaacaaaaatgtcaGTTGCTTCACCTTCAGGTAAAGGGACACCGAAGTGTGTAGGACAGAAAGTTTGGAGccagacaaaaataaaacgaccGTATTGCCGCAACACGGAACATAGAAAAGTGAGGGAGAGTGACGACACGCACCAGCGGAGAAACCCATCTAAGCGGTAACTTGAAAAGAGGTGCatgcacacaccaacaaatcTTACCTCAATCCTATACAGGAgtgcaacacaaacaaaaagggcaAAGCCAAACACTACGCACCAACATCTACTACTactgccaccaccaccgaaaaaaaaaaaaactccttcAAACAAAGAAGTGAGAAAAGGGATTCAATAAACTAGAGTCAACGAGTCTTTGGACAAATTTGCAGTAGTTAACTTTGTTCAAATGAACACAGCCGAAGCGGCGAAGGTGCAAAACCAGCTCACTACCCTCCACAGCCGAGAGAAGTTCTCCTTCCTCCATCATTATCTGGAGAAAACAGTTTAAGTCAATATAACCCGTTCGGTTGGTATCGTAGTGAGAAAAAACTTCTACGAGTTCATCAACTCCAAAGTTTTCAGCTCGTGTGCTGACATCACTCAATGTGGAAAAAAGTACCACGAACTGTGGAAAATTGATCGCATCACAGCCTTCCAGCTTCGTTGTGGATAAAACACGGGAGAACATCCCCTCATTTAGCTTCGGTACCAAGCTGAAGGCCAGAGACCTGACCCGTGACATCGCTATAACACCCTCATCAGCGCTGTCAAAAAGGCGAAAGGCTTCCTGAAGGTCACTGACGACGTCATGGGTAAGAGTGCATTTCATTTTCGATAGCATCACTTAACACTTTAGGTGGAGATattaaaaagggaggaataTATTCACTTGTTAGTCTTCCCCGGTGCAAGTGTTGACGCCAAGGCGAACACTACTCAAGCGTTAATAATATATACACTGTGATGGTTAGTGAAAACGATATGTCTCTTCTACAAAGCAACACGGTACTGCATTGCTAACACATGAATATAAACTACTGGAACGGTACAGATCCATGTCTCTCATCCGGACTGACGCTTAACACAGTTTTAATTGCCTCTGGCTCGCTACCGTACATCAGCTGAAGGTTCGATGCGATTGCGGGAGGTGCGTAAGCAGCCGCCTTTGAGTCTGAGTTCACTCCTTGAATCATCGGGACCACGCCCAGCCTCCTGAGAAAATAATCGACGCGATGAGCCGGGCTGTCATTCCTCAGTAGCGTGTCCTTTGTGCTACCGGCAAGGTTTAACAATGACCTCTGGTTACCACTTGAGAGTATCTCACGAAGTGTGCCAAAGGCAACGTCACGACTGAACTGCACGCCGCGACCGTACTCAGGATATCGTGTAATGAgccaggggaaaaaagtaatgAATGGATTTATCCTTCGTTCTGCGAGGTACTCATCCTTAATCCGCTGACGGCTAGATTTGTCGTACTGTATGGTGAAGAGCAAATAAGTCGCTTGCTCATCTACACTTCCAATCCACAAAGGTAATGCCAAATCCTCTGATACACCGCCAAAAAGCCGCTGTATAATGATTTTcgacgaaacaaaaacaagcacCACACCAGTAAAAAACATGAGCCAGTCAACGCGACGCTCTCCTTGGGGTAAGTTTCCAAAATTAGGGGCATTTCCTTGGGAAGCTTCGCGAGCACGAAAAGCAGCACTGGTCGCCAGCCCTCCCATCGCGAAATGTCCATAACTGAAGCCGGAAAATTCGGATATGTTGAGTCCCTTATATTTTTTGGCTACCTTTTCTCTAAGCGCCAACTCTCTTGACCGCTCTTGGGGGTCCTCATTGATTATCATCCTCCTTGGAACAAGTCCATCGTGAACAAGAATAACCGAACGACGGCGTAGTTCCTGACGAAACATATTCCCTTCCCCACCCCCAGGAGAAATTAAAattagagaaaaaaatagaaaaaaaacggcacTCATTTATCACGAAAAGGGGAACTGCTCGTCGCCGTTACAACATGCCCCCAACAGAGATTTTCTTCTCCCCAGAACCTAAATTATCACATCATGTCCCGCACAAATTCATACAAATAGGGGACAACGTAACTATGAATAATGCCCCTAATAACATTTTAATGCCACAAAGGCTAGAAAATTGGGTCCCAGCGGCTGCCCAAACAGTCGTGAATGCCGAAATTTGAAACccaccacaaacacaccgGAAACGACCGAATAGCACGGACCCCACTGGAGCCCGCCCCCTGCGGAAACGTCACGATAACAAGCCGCTGTAGGATCCGCAAAAGCTTCTTACCAACCGGACACTCCTGTTGTAACGCCCTAGGGTCAACAGACACGCGCAGCAAGCAATGTCGCCCATGCTGGGAGCCTCCACAAAATTTACACCGGGGCGACGTCAAGCCCCACCGTCCAGCGCCACTCGATTGAATACCGCCGGCTCGATCCAGCGCAGGGGAAGCACCACCAGCAGTGTGACAGCAAGAGGGGGGAACCCCCACTTCCCATCCGAGGCTGAGCTCTGCCCCCTCGAGAGGAGGGGAACACACACAGAGACGCTCGCGGACTGACAGCAACTGCGAAGCGAAACACAGACTCATTTCCACTACCACCCGTGGCGGTCCGCCGCGCCAGGCAGACACCCCCGGAGGTCAGTGGCAGCAGGTTCGCTCCTGCAACGGCACATCGCGTTCGACCGCCGCAGCCTACCCAAAattctgtttttcccccatgTGGTTGGAATAGGTCCGGTGCCGAAGAGCCGAGTGGTTTACTTCGGACCAGCCCACAAGTGACGGAAGCAGATTAAATTCTTACGTGCGGAAAAGTGGATCATGTCTGCGTGCCCCTCTCCGATGTTGGAGTTAAAAATAGAGCGCGAAACCAACACCACCCCATACGCCAGATGCCGATGATAACCACCATCGTATCGATAAAACACCCAAACAAGCGCCACCTGTATGCTGAAGAAGCGTTCTCACGACCGAAGCAGCGCATCAAGCGAGGACGAGGTCCCGTGGAAAACGAAGGCCCCGACTTCCCGTTGGGGCGTTGGAAGGTATTCAGTCTCGGCTGATCCCCGGCCCTTTTCGGCGTCAAACTTGGTATTGTATTCGTACCactcaaaaggaaaagaagacgaATTATTTTCTTGCTCCTGAGGCCGCTGGCACATCAAGCCGTGATCCGGCCTACTCCCCACGCGGCGTTCTAGCTACACCAAGATCCAAGGGACAG
This region of Trypanosoma brucei gambiense DAL972 chromosome 10, complete sequence genomic DNA includes:
- a CDS encoding ATP-binding cassette sub-family E, putative gives rise to the protein MPPKNRQDEEKSKLTRIAVVNHDRCKPAKCNLECSKCCPVNLQGKLCVVVQKKSTISVISEELCIGCGLCVKKCPYGAIQIINLPSNLNKDTVHRYGPNSFKLHRLPLPRPGQVLGLVGANGTGKSTALSILKGKTKPNLGRYKDEPSWEEILKYFRGSEHQAYFQHMLEQKMRVLLKPQYVDQVPKVTKGKVGDLLTKADERGVKDYYMKELDIENVADRELEKLSGGELQRFTIAALCVQNASVYMFDEPSSYLDVRQRLMAAKVIRSLLKDDNYVVVVEHDLSVVDYMSDFVCVLYGVPGIYGVVTMPYGVREGINIFLDGFVPTENLRFRQESLSFRITDDLEETTKHSVQHSYPSMVKNLGGFTLTVESGSFSDSEIVVLLGENGCGKTTFIRMLAGHIKPDNEVEVPQLCISYKPQKIAPKFQGTVKDLLQSKIYEAFSNPQFQTDVLKPMTVEELYDQEVQHLSGGQLQRVGLCLALGTPANIYLIDEPSAYLDSDQRIIAARVIKRYIMHAKRTAFIVEHDFIMATYLADRVIVYDGTPAVNCKANAPCALLEGMNKFLKSLDITFRRDPSNFRPRINKFDSVKDREQKIAGNYFYMVEEVAKPVKPAKVDGEDEDEDDESNE
- a CDS encoding dual specificity protein phosphatase, putative, translating into MQELIAVRVKDGIFVGNAVAAHDREFISLNKITHVVNCAGGELADLFADDGVKYLTFPWKDPTGSVCTAVMFDSADENVKRTVRFIDEALEAGDCVLVHSQLGMSRSPALVAAYLIVKYGWKLESAISFLEMAHKDMSIKPHFLRQLRMFAKRNTIEHDIFDVDVDDSSFGLDNVQWMLRNTLLNGLTSASQRQNELYKLCSSKVDVGQPVKTSDVRVTTTRMKKAKRLVFVDTKQGSDVEPRSGTPVVTVQPLRQSEPGNHFLGYHGSIALEGRRRSNSIMRHSVSPCGRSVESDPSTNPHGRQELTLRFESKSGRSCSAFDGATSSQAARTASGYSTIDGASHVGEYHTHLPSPDTIHAPARSPFATLTSGHKYRKGSPLPSVVYNSSPMRSVQRPSSALVSEGRGAQLRTSSYTRPTGFSRSGVARSGSPCSVSSHSSAFLATSTRLSSYRNIAPHRSQPSSNVQPAWSAGKTALSPSRVHRSLLRSSPLNNRPGSPVERPSSTPRRVSSPTSGSADACSSRTVCGTSSGSKGGGVGLLRRQIPAAISSSRS
- a CDS encoding T. brucei spp.-specific protein; translated protein: MSLCFASQLLSVRERLCVCSPPLEGAELSLGWEVGVPPSCCHTAGGASPALDRAGGIQSSGAGRWGLTSPRCKFCGGSQHGRHCLLRVSVDPRALQQECPVGKKLLRILQRLVIVTFPQGAGSSGVRAIRSFPVCLWWVSNFGIHDCLGSRWDPIF